A stretch of Mastomys coucha isolate ucsf_1 unplaced genomic scaffold, UCSF_Mcou_1 pScaffold1, whole genome shotgun sequence DNA encodes these proteins:
- the Nek2 gene encoding serine/threonine-protein kinase Nek2 isoform X1, translated as MPSRVEDYEVLHSIGTGSYGRCQKIRRKSDGKILVWKELDYGSMTEVEKQMLVSEVNLLRELKHPNIVRYYDRIIDRTNTTLYIVMEYCEGGDLASVITKGTKDRQYLEEEFVLRVMTQLTLALKECHRRSDGGHTVLHRDLKPANVFLDSKRNVKLGDFGLARILNHDTSFAKTFVGTPYYMSPEQMNRLSYNEKSDIWSLGCLLYELCALMPPFTAFNQKELAGKIREGRFRRIPYRYSDGLNDLITQMLNLKDYHRPSVEEILESPLIADLVAEEQRRNLERKGRRSGEPSKLQDSSPVLSELKLKERQLQDRERALRAREDNLEQKERELCIRERLAEDKLARAESLLKNYSMLKEHRLLCLAGGSELDLPSSVMKKKVHFHGESKENTTRSESSDSHLAKSKCKDLKKRLHAAQLRAQALSDIEKNYQLKSRQILGMR; from the exons ATGCCGTCCCGGGTGGAGGACTACGAGGTGCTGCACAGCATCGGCACCGGCTCCTACGGCCGCTGTCAGAAGATTCGGAGGAAGAGCGACGGCAAG ATCCTGGTGTGGAAAGAACTTGACTACGGCTCCATGACGGAGGTGGAGAAGCAAATGCTCGTGTCTGAAGTGAACTTGCTTCGGGAGCTGAAACATCCAAACATAGTCCGTTACTATGATCGCATTATCGACCGAACCAACACAACCCTGTACATCGTAATGGAATACTGTGAGGGAGGGGACCTGGCTAGTGTCATTACAAAGGGGACCAAGGATAG ACAGTACTTGGAGGAAGAGTTTGTCCTTCGAGTGATGACGCAGTTGACGCTGGCCCTGAAAGAGTGTCACAGAAGGAGTGATGGTGGCCACACTGTGCTTCACCGGGATCTGAAGCCAGCCAATGTCTTCCTGGACAGCAAACGCAATGTCAAGCTTGGGGACTTTGGACTAGCTAGAATATTAAATCATGACACAAGCTTTGCAAAAACGTTTGTTGGCACACCCTATTACATGTCTCCT GAGCAGATGAACCGCTTATCCTACAATGAGAAGTCGGACATCTGGTCGCTGGGCTGCCTGCTGTATGAGCTGTGTGCGCTAAT gCCTCCGTTTACAGCTTTCAACCAAAAAGAGTTAGCTGGGAAAATCAGGGAAGGGAGGTTCAGGCGCATCCCCTACCGCTATTCTGATGGCTTGAATGACCTCATCACTCAGATGCTGAATTTAAAG GACTACCATCGACCTTCAGTGGAAGAAATTCTGGAGAGCCCTTTGATAGCAGACTTGGTTGCAGAAGAGCAGAGGAGAAATCTAGAGAGGAAAGGACGGCGTTCAGGCGAGCCTTCGAAGCTGCAGGACTCCAGCCCCGTGCTGAGTGAGCTCAAGCTGAAGGAAAGGCAACTGCAGGATCGAGAGCGAGCACTCAGAGCTCGGGAGGACAACCTGGAGC AGAAGGAACGTGAACTTTGTATTCGAGAGAGACTTGCAGAGGACAAACTGGCCAGAGCCGAGAGTCTGTTGAAGAACTACAGCATGCTGAAGGAGCACAGGCTCCTGTGTCTGGCTGGTGGCTCAG aacTTGATCTTCCATCCTCAGTAATGAAGAAGAAGGTTCATTTCCATGGGGAGAGCAAAGAGAACACCACAAGGAGTGAGAGTTCCGACAGCCACCTCGCCAAGTCCAAGTGCAAGGACCTGAAGAAGAGGCTTCATGCTGCTCAGCTGCGGGCGCAAGCCCTGTCggatattgaaaaaaattaccaGCTAAAGAGCAGGCAGATCCTGGGCATGCGCTAG
- the Nek2 gene encoding serine/threonine-protein kinase Nek2 isoform X2 — protein sequence MPSRVEDYEVLHSIGTGSYGRCQKIRRKSDGKILVWKELDYGSMTEVEKQMLVSEVNLLRELKHPNIVRYYDRIIDRTNTTLYIVMEYCEGGDLASVITKGTKDRQYLEEEFVLRVMTQLTLALKECHRRSDGGHTVLHRDLKPANVFLDSKRNVKLGDFGLARILNHDTSFAKTFVGTPYYMSPEQMNRLSYNEKSDIWSLGCLLYELCALMPPFTAFNQKELAGKIREGRFRRIPYRYSDGLNDLITQMLNLKDYHRPSVEEILESPLIADLVAEEQRRNLERKGRRSGEPSKLQDSSPVLSELKLKERQLQDRERALRAREDNLEQKERELCIRERLAEDKLARAESLLKNYSMLKEHRLLCLAGGSVMKKKVHFHGESKENTTRSESSDSHLAKSKCKDLKKRLHAAQLRAQALSDIEKNYQLKSRQILGMR from the exons ATGCCGTCCCGGGTGGAGGACTACGAGGTGCTGCACAGCATCGGCACCGGCTCCTACGGCCGCTGTCAGAAGATTCGGAGGAAGAGCGACGGCAAG ATCCTGGTGTGGAAAGAACTTGACTACGGCTCCATGACGGAGGTGGAGAAGCAAATGCTCGTGTCTGAAGTGAACTTGCTTCGGGAGCTGAAACATCCAAACATAGTCCGTTACTATGATCGCATTATCGACCGAACCAACACAACCCTGTACATCGTAATGGAATACTGTGAGGGAGGGGACCTGGCTAGTGTCATTACAAAGGGGACCAAGGATAG ACAGTACTTGGAGGAAGAGTTTGTCCTTCGAGTGATGACGCAGTTGACGCTGGCCCTGAAAGAGTGTCACAGAAGGAGTGATGGTGGCCACACTGTGCTTCACCGGGATCTGAAGCCAGCCAATGTCTTCCTGGACAGCAAACGCAATGTCAAGCTTGGGGACTTTGGACTAGCTAGAATATTAAATCATGACACAAGCTTTGCAAAAACGTTTGTTGGCACACCCTATTACATGTCTCCT GAGCAGATGAACCGCTTATCCTACAATGAGAAGTCGGACATCTGGTCGCTGGGCTGCCTGCTGTATGAGCTGTGTGCGCTAAT gCCTCCGTTTACAGCTTTCAACCAAAAAGAGTTAGCTGGGAAAATCAGGGAAGGGAGGTTCAGGCGCATCCCCTACCGCTATTCTGATGGCTTGAATGACCTCATCACTCAGATGCTGAATTTAAAG GACTACCATCGACCTTCAGTGGAAGAAATTCTGGAGAGCCCTTTGATAGCAGACTTGGTTGCAGAAGAGCAGAGGAGAAATCTAGAGAGGAAAGGACGGCGTTCAGGCGAGCCTTCGAAGCTGCAGGACTCCAGCCCCGTGCTGAGTGAGCTCAAGCTGAAGGAAAGGCAACTGCAGGATCGAGAGCGAGCACTCAGAGCTCGGGAGGACAACCTGGAGC AGAAGGAACGTGAACTTTGTATTCGAGAGAGACTTGCAGAGGACAAACTGGCCAGAGCCGAGAGTCTGTTGAAGAACTACAGCATGCTGAAGGAGCACAGGCTCCTGTGTCTGGCTGGTGGCTCAG TAATGAAGAAGAAGGTTCATTTCCATGGGGAGAGCAAAGAGAACACCACAAGGAGTGAGAGTTCCGACAGCCACCTCGCCAAGTCCAAGTGCAAGGACCTGAAGAAGAGGCTTCATGCTGCTCAGCTGCGGGCGCAAGCCCTGTCggatattgaaaaaaattaccaGCTAAAGAGCAGGCAGATCCTGGGCATGCGCTAG
- the Nek2 gene encoding serine/threonine-protein kinase Nek2 isoform X3 — protein MTEVEKQMLVSEVNLLRELKHPNIVRYYDRIIDRTNTTLYIVMEYCEGGDLASVITKGTKDRQYLEEEFVLRVMTQLTLALKECHRRSDGGHTVLHRDLKPANVFLDSKRNVKLGDFGLARILNHDTSFAKTFVGTPYYMSPEQMNRLSYNEKSDIWSLGCLLYELCALMPPFTAFNQKELAGKIREGRFRRIPYRYSDGLNDLITQMLNLKDYHRPSVEEILESPLIADLVAEEQRRNLERKGRRSGEPSKLQDSSPVLSELKLKERQLQDRERALRAREDNLEQKERELCIRERLAEDKLARAESLLKNYSMLKEHRLLCLAGGSELDLPSSVMKKKVHFHGESKENTTRSESSDSHLAKSKCKDLKKRLHAAQLRAQALSDIEKNYQLKSRQILGMR, from the exons ATGACGGAGGTGGAGAAGCAAATGCTCGTGTCTGAAGTGAACTTGCTTCGGGAGCTGAAACATCCAAACATAGTCCGTTACTATGATCGCATTATCGACCGAACCAACACAACCCTGTACATCGTAATGGAATACTGTGAGGGAGGGGACCTGGCTAGTGTCATTACAAAGGGGACCAAGGATAG ACAGTACTTGGAGGAAGAGTTTGTCCTTCGAGTGATGACGCAGTTGACGCTGGCCCTGAAAGAGTGTCACAGAAGGAGTGATGGTGGCCACACTGTGCTTCACCGGGATCTGAAGCCAGCCAATGTCTTCCTGGACAGCAAACGCAATGTCAAGCTTGGGGACTTTGGACTAGCTAGAATATTAAATCATGACACAAGCTTTGCAAAAACGTTTGTTGGCACACCCTATTACATGTCTCCT GAGCAGATGAACCGCTTATCCTACAATGAGAAGTCGGACATCTGGTCGCTGGGCTGCCTGCTGTATGAGCTGTGTGCGCTAAT gCCTCCGTTTACAGCTTTCAACCAAAAAGAGTTAGCTGGGAAAATCAGGGAAGGGAGGTTCAGGCGCATCCCCTACCGCTATTCTGATGGCTTGAATGACCTCATCACTCAGATGCTGAATTTAAAG GACTACCATCGACCTTCAGTGGAAGAAATTCTGGAGAGCCCTTTGATAGCAGACTTGGTTGCAGAAGAGCAGAGGAGAAATCTAGAGAGGAAAGGACGGCGTTCAGGCGAGCCTTCGAAGCTGCAGGACTCCAGCCCCGTGCTGAGTGAGCTCAAGCTGAAGGAAAGGCAACTGCAGGATCGAGAGCGAGCACTCAGAGCTCGGGAGGACAACCTGGAGC AGAAGGAACGTGAACTTTGTATTCGAGAGAGACTTGCAGAGGACAAACTGGCCAGAGCCGAGAGTCTGTTGAAGAACTACAGCATGCTGAAGGAGCACAGGCTCCTGTGTCTGGCTGGTGGCTCAG aacTTGATCTTCCATCCTCAGTAATGAAGAAGAAGGTTCATTTCCATGGGGAGAGCAAAGAGAACACCACAAGGAGTGAGAGTTCCGACAGCCACCTCGCCAAGTCCAAGTGCAAGGACCTGAAGAAGAGGCTTCATGCTGCTCAGCTGCGGGCGCAAGCCCTGTCggatattgaaaaaaattaccaGCTAAAGAGCAGGCAGATCCTGGGCATGCGCTAG